A DNA window from Drosophila pseudoobscura strain MV-25-SWS-2005 chromosome 2, UCI_Dpse_MV25, whole genome shotgun sequence contains the following coding sequences:
- the Ama gene encoding protein amalgam: MNNLRLRLRLCLCLCVGLAAAASGAPVISHITKDVVASVGDSVEFNCTVEQVGQLSVSWAKSDTNSMLSMRNMLSLPDQRYNVSVTEDPKAGNAIYTFRIKQIEVNDMGPYECQVLVSTSEKITKKLNLQIKTPPVISERTPKTALVTEGENLELTCHANGFPKPTIAWARENNAIMPAGGHLLAEPTLRIRTVHRMDRGGYYCIAQNGEGQPDRRLIRVEVEFRPQIAVQRPKIAQMLSHTVELECSVQGYPAPTVVWHRNGVQLQSSRQHEVANTASSFETTTSVLRIASVSEEDFGDYYCNATNKLGHADARLHLFQTVIPVPSLS; the protein is encoded by the coding sequence ATGAACAATCTCCGGCTTCGTCTTcggctctgcctttgcctctgcgtGGGCCTCGCTGCCGCAGCCAGCGGCGCCCCCGTCATCAGCCACATCACCAAGGATGTGGTTGCCAGCGTCGGCGACAGCGTCGAGTTCAACTGCACGGTGGAGCAGGTGGGCCAACTCTCCGTTAGCTGGGCCAAATCGGACACCAACTCCATGCTCTCCATGCGGAATATGCTCAGTCTGCCCGATCAGCGCTACAACGTCTCTGTGACGGAGGATCCCAAGGCGGGCAATGCCATTTATACTTTCCGGATAAAACAGATCGAGGTGAACGATATGGGTCCGTACGAGTGCCAGGTGCTGGTCTCCACCTCGGAGAAGATCACCAAGAAGCTGAATCTGCAGATAAAAACACCACCTGTGATTTCGGAGCGAACGCCCAAGACCGCTCTGGTCACCGAGGGAGAAAATCTGGAGCTGACGTGCCATGCCAATGGTTTCCCCAAGCCCACCATCGCCTGGGCCCGCGAGAACAATGCCATTATGCCGGCGGGAGGGCACCTGCTGGCCGAGCCCACTCTCCGCATCAGAACCGTGCACCGCATGGATCGCGGTGGCTACTACTGCATCGCCCAGAATGGTGAGGGCCAGCCCGATCGTCGCCTCATCCGCGTGGAGGTCGAGTTCCGGCCACAGATTGCCGTTCAGCGTCCCAAGATCGCTCAGATGCTGTCGCACACCGTGGAACTGGAGTGCTCCGTTCAGGGCTATCCCGCTCCGACGGTCGTTTGGCACCGGAATGGCGTCCAACTGCAGTCGAGCCGCCAGCACGAGGTGGCCAACACGGCCTCATCCTTTGAGACAACGACTTCAGTCCTGCGCATTGCCAGCGTGTCCGAGGAGGACTTTGGCGACTACTACTGCAATGCCACCAACAAGCTGGGTCACGCCGATGCCCGGCTCCATCTCTTCCAGACTGTCATCCCAGTGCCCTCCCTATCGTAG